Part of the Crossiella cryophila genome, TACGTCTGGGTCTTCTACTTCGACGACCACTTCCTGGAGATGTACAAGCGCACGCACGACCTGCAGAACGCGGTCGACTACCTGGACCGGCTGCGGTTGTTCATGCCGATCACCGGGCCGATCACCGAAACGCCGACCAACCCGGTGGAGAAGGGCCTGGAGGACCTCTGGAACCGCACCGTGCCCGCGCATTCGGCGGACTGGCGGCGGCGGTTCGTGGAGAGCACCAAGAACCTGCTCGACGAGTCGATGTGGGAACTGTCCAACATCAACGCCGACCGGGTGTCCAACCCGATCGAGTACATCGAGATGCGCCGCAAGGTCGGCGGCGCGCCCTGGTCGGCCAACCTGATCGAACACGCCGCCGGGGTCGAGGTGCCCGAGGTCATCGCCGCCTCGCGGCCGCTGGAGGTGCTGCGGGACACCTTCTCCGACGCGGTGCACCTGCGCAACGACCTGTTCTCCTACGAGCGCGAGGTGCTCGACGAGGGCGAACTCAGCAACGGCGTGCTGGTATTCGAGCGGTTCCTGGAGATCCCCACTCAGGAGGCGGCCGAGGCGGTCAACGACCTGCTCACCTCGCGGCTGCACCAGTTCGAGCACACCGCGCTGGTGGAGTTGCCGCCGCTGTTCGAGCGGTTCGCGGTCACCCCGCAGCAGCGCCTGGAGGTGCTGGCGTATGTGAAGGGGCTGCAGGACTGGCAGTCCGGCGGGCACGAGTGGCACATGCGGTCGAGCCGGTACATGAACAAGGGCGGCAAGGCATCCCCGTCGGGCATCGGCGGCCCGAACGGCCTTGGCACCTCGGCGGCGATCATCCCGTCCATCGCGCGCACCATGCCGCAACGCCTGCGCAGCTTCGGCAACGTGCCGTTCCGGCAGTGCGGCCCGCTGCCACGCCCGGACTTCTACCTGCCCTTCAGCACCACACTCAGCCCGCACCTTGACCAGGCCAGGGAGAACCTGGTGATCTGGGCCAAGGAGATGGGCATCCTGGACGAGCCGCACCCCGCGTTGGCTGGCCGGACCGTGTGGGACGAGCAGAAGATCCGTGACTACGACCTGCCGCTGTGCGCCGCGGGCATCCACCCCGAGGCCACTCCCGAGGGCCTGGACCTCAGCTCCGGCTGGCTGGCCTGGGGCACCTACGCCGACGACTTCTACCCGGTGTACTTCGGCAGCAGGCGCGACCTGGCCGCCGCCCGGCTGCAGACCGAACGCCTCAAGCTGTTCATGCCGCTGGACCTGGCCCAGACCGCGACCCCGGTCAACGCGGTGGAACGCGGTCTGGCCGACCTGTGGACGCGCACCGCGGGACCGCTGACCTCCGCACACCGCAAGTCCTTCCGCAAGGCCAACGAGGACATGCTGGAGAGCTGGGTGTGGGAACTGGAGAACCAGTTCGCCAACCGCATCCCGGACCCGGTCGACTACGTGGAGATGCGCCGCGCCACCTTCGGCTCGGACATGACCATGGCGCTGTGCCGCCTGCAACTGGGCCAAGCGGTGCCAGCGGAGATCTACCGCTCCAGGCCGGTGCAGGCGCTGGAGAAGTCGGCCCAGGACTACTCCTGCCTGATGAACGACATGTTCTCCTACCAGAAGGAGATCCAGTTCGAGGGCGAGCTGCACAACGCGGTACTGGTCGTGCAGAACTTCCTGGACTGCGACCGCGACCGCGCCGCCCAGGTGGTCAACAAGCTGATGACCGAACGCATGCAACAGTTCGAGCACATCCTCGCCGTCGAGTTCCCGGCCCTGTTCCGCGACCACAAACTCGACCGCAAGGCCCAGCAGGTCCTGCTGGGCTACGCCGAGGAACTCAAACGCTGGATGGCCGGCATCCGCATCTGGCACGAGGACTGCATCCGCTACAACGAGGCAGACCTCCTCCGCCACAACGCCCCGCCAACCCCCGCCACCGCTCCTCGGCCGGGCCTGCCCCCATCGGCCCCGGCCCGACCAGTCCCGACGCCTGCCCCCACCTCGGCACCAGGGACTTCGACCAGTTCCCAGTCGCTCGGTGGCCCCACCGGACTGGGCACCTCCGCGGCCCGTCTGAAGCCCATCACGGAGCCGGTGCACTGATCGAGCGCTCACCGCAACCCCCAACGTCGGTTATGTCCATTCAGGGCGTAGCCGACGTTGTTACATGTGCGGTTTCTGTTGTGCCCCTTGCTATCCGGGCTTCAGCTGCGGGCCAGAATCTGCTGTTCGCTCACAGAGGAATGGCCTGGGGAACCTTTGGTGCTGATCGTTTCGTTCCGCAGAAAGAAGCGGTGCGCGGGGCGGGGCACGACACGGCATGGTGGTCGAGGGTCGGGAGTCGTCAGGCATGGGGCGGGTCGGTCGGGTGGCTCGGCCGTGGGGTGGGTGGCTCGGCTGAGTGAGGGGTCGTTGGCACTGGGGTGAGCGAGGGGCGCAACACGGGGCACGGGCCGGGTGGGGCGGCGGGGTGCTCATCGTCGGCGGGGTGCTGACAGTCGGGTGAGCAGGGGGTGGCAGCTCCGGGTCGGGCGCACGGGCCGTTTGGGGCGGGCGGCCGGAGTGGTCGGTGTCGCTGGGGCGGCGGCCTGCGGTTGGGCTGGAGTCGACTTGGGCTGGAGCCGAGCGGAGCGGGTGGCCCGGACCGGGTAGTCCGGAGTGGCGGCGTTACCGGTAGCGACGGCACTGGCGTGACCTGGTTGCTGGGCGGCGGGCTGGTCGATGTTGTTCTGGCCTCGCGGCCTCGCGGCCTCGCGGCCTCGCGGCCTCGCGGCCTCGCGGCCTCGCGGCCTCGCGGCCTCGCGGCCTCGCGGCCTCGCGGCCTCGCGGCCTCGCGGCCTCGCGGCCTCGCGGCCTCGCGGCCTCGCGGCCTCGCGGCCTCGCGGCCTCGCGGCCGTGTGCGGGGTGGGGAGCGCTTGTGGGGCGTGGGGGCTTCCCCGGCGAGGTGGCTTCCTGGGCGAGGTGGACTCGCGCGGCCCGTCGGGTGGGGTGGGCTTGCGTGGGCTCGGCGCAGCGCGGCGGGGTGGGTTTGCGTGGGCTCGGTGGCGCGGGGTGTGCATGGAGGGTTGTGCGGTGGGTTGAGGCGGTTGCGATGGGGATTCTCGGGGGCGCCTAGACCGCGGGGATTGCGGGCTGCGGTGGGGCCGGGTTGGCTGGTGTTGGCGTTGCGCCGGGTGTTGTCGCTGCTCACAGCGTCGGGTGGTGGTGATCGCCGGGGCGTGCTGAGAGGCGCTGCGGTGTGGATCTGGGGAGATGGGGGTGGTTTTGGTGGGCGGGTCGGGCCCTGGGTGGGTTGGGGGCGGGGTACCTTGGGTGACTATCTTTGGTAAATACGTTGCGACATCCGGGTTGGTGCGTCACTCTGGTGGCAGTACAACTCCACCTCACAGCGTTACGATGAACGGCTCCGGGGAGCTGCGCGGGCGCGGGCGTCGATCTGATGTCACGCCACTGTGCCTGCCGCGCTACTCCGATGTGATCGCCGTTCGTCATCGGGAAGCCGCCCTCCGCATTGCCGGACCGGGCGGCTTCCGCTATTTCCGGGGTTGGTTTCCTGCCGGGGCCGTGGTGCCCTTTCCGCCGGGTGCCTGTGTTGGGCTTTAGGTACGGCTGAAGGTGGTTAGGTCCGGTTCGGGGGCTTGGTACCGTGCGTGCGCCGACGCGATCCATGGTGGGACACGGCGGCCGAAACGGGTGGCCATCCGGTTTTCCCGTGCGCGCGGGGCAACCGGATGGTCCGCCTGTTCAGTAGCCGACGGTGAAACGCAGGCCCACGTGTCGCGGGTGTTCGACCTCGTCCAGTACCGCCACCGCCAAGTCTTCCGCGGAGATCGCGCTGGTGCCGTCGGCGCGGACCAGCAGTTGGTTGCGGCCAAGGCGGTACCGGCCGGTGCGTTCGCCTGGGGGGATCAGCAGGGCTGAGGGGCTCAGGTAGGTCCAATCGCGGTTCGACAGGCGGTAGAGGTTGAGGGCCGCGCGGTGGGCTCGGATTACCTGGAGGTACTCGGGTGGGGTGCCCAGGTCGGTGGGGAGGGACTCGGCGATGCCGTCGAGGTCGGCGATCTGTTGGCCGGGGCTGACTTCCAGGCTGCCCGCGCCGCCGATGACGATCAGGCGGGTGCGGGGGTGGGATTCCAGGGCGCGTAGCAGGGAGCGGGCTGCTGTGGGCAGGGCGTTGGCGTTGCGGATGGTCTCGTCGATGTCGCGGCCCGCGTTGATCGCGTTGACGAGCACGTCCAGGCCGGGCAGTAGTTCGGTGACCGCTGCCGGGTCGCTGATCTCGGCCTGTCGCCAGGTCACCGGGCCGGGTTTGGTGGGAATGGTGGATCTGCTGATGGCGGTGACCTCGTGGCCACGGGTGACCGCCTCGTGGACGATGCGGCTGCCGATGACGCCGGTGGCGCCGAACACGCCGATGCGCATGGTTGTCTCCCCAGTCTGGTGCACGCTGTTCGAGAACTGAACGGCGTGTAGTAAATACACGGGGGATACTATCCGCACGGCTTAGAGTGTCAAGGGTGCGAGATGTGACGCGGAACCGGCGGGCGCGGCTGCGGGCCGAGACGACCGAGGAGATCCAGGCGATCGCCCTGCGGTTGCTGGCCGGGGGCGGGCCGGACGCGGTCACGTTGCGCGCCATCGCCCGGGAGATGGGGATGACCGCGGGCGCGATCTACGGCTACTTCGCGACCAGGGACGAGTTGATCACCACGCTGATCCAGGGCGTGTACGGCGACCTGGTGGACGCGGTGGAGGCGGCGCGGGATGCCCGGCCGGCCGAGGACACGGCTGGGCGGATCATCGCTTGGGGGGAGGCGTTCCGCGGCTGGTCGGTGGCCAATCCGCAGGGCTTCCGGCTCATCTACGGCGACCCGGTGCCCGGCTACGCGGTGCCGGAGGGCGGCGCCGCCCCCGGGCCCGCGCACCGGGCCTGTTCCGGACTGGTCGAACTGGTCGCGGCGGCCTGGCCCAGCGCGGAACTGCGGCAGGGCGGTGGCGGGTACCGGTGGGCCGACTTCGACTCCGGACTGGTGAGCGTGGTTCGCGCCGACTTCCCGAAGCTGCCGCCGGCCGGGGTGGCCCTCGCACTGCGGGTGTGGGGCCGGATGCACGGTCTGGTCGCCCTGGAGATCTACGGCCACCTGGGCGCCCAGACCGGCCAGAGCGCCGAGCTGTACGGCTACGAACTGCGGGATCTGGTGGTCTCGCTGGGACTCACTCCGCCGGAGTGGTGAGCGTCCACTGCTCGTCGATCCGCATGGTGTGCGGGGTTTCGGTGGTGTAGGCGGGCCAGCCCGGATCGCCGGTGGTGATGAATCTGCTCCAGGCGGCGTGCGTGCGCGCGACCAGTTCCGGTGACGGTGGGGTGGGGCCGAGCAGGGACTGAGCGCCGTGTAGTTCCTGAACGGCTGTGGTGGCGAAGACGAAGGGCAGTTCCACGCAGTGGCAGGCGCCCAGGGATCCGTCGAAGGCCGCGGAGCGCCAGGCGAACTCGTATCGGTGTGTTCGACCAGGTAGCTGCGTGGCGTGTGCCTGGGCCAGCTGTCGGCTGCCCGCGCCGAAGAGCGCTTCGGTGGTGAGCCAGGGTGCGTGGCGGTTGGTGGGGACCAGGTAGAGGTTCGCCTCGTCGGTGTTGATGCCGATCAGCAGGTCCACCGGCGGCAGCGCTGACTCGGTGGGTGGCCGGGGCAGTGTGTCCGGGTCCAGGACCAGGCCGAACGGTGTGATGCCGCGCAACGGGCCGTCTGTTGGCAACGGAATCCGGCCCAGTGCCGCGATGAGGTCCGCGTCCGCCACGCCGGTGAACCCGGCCGCGGTCGGCGCGACCCCGAGTTCGGCCGCGAGTGCCGCGGTGATCCGGTACGCCTGCTCCGGGGTGAGTACGGCGGCCGGGTTGCCGCTCTGGCTGATCACCCGCCGGAACAGTCCGTGCGCGCGGGGCGCGGCGAGCAGTGCGGTGGCCAGCATCGCCCCGGCGGACTGACCGGCCACGGTGATGTTGTTCGGATCGCCACCGAAGGCGGAGATGTTGTCCCGCAACCATTCCAGCGCGGCGATGACGTCCAGCAGGCCGCGGTTGGCCGGGGCGTCGGGCAGGTGCAGCCAGCCGGGCGCGCCGAGGCGGTAGTTGACGGTGACCAGCAGGATGCCGTCGCGGGCGAACGCGGTGCCGTCGTAGAGCGGGGCGGAGCCGGAACCGGTTTGGAAGCCGCCGCCGTGCAGGAAGACGAGGACGGGGCGAGGGGTGGTGGCGGTGGGCGGGGTCCAGATGGTGAGGGTGCGGTAGTCGGGGCCGGGGGTGGTGGGGGAGTTGAGGGGGGTGAGGTCGAGGCGGCCGAGGGTGGGGCGGTGTGGGGCTGGGGCGGTGGGGCCGGGGGTGGTGGCGTCGCGGATGCCGGGGCGGGGAGGGGGTGGGGTTGGGGCGGTGAAGCGGGTGTCGGGTGGGGTGGCGGTGGGCAGGAGACCTGGGCGCGCGAGGGCTGGGGCAGGTGGGACAGCGGTGGTGCGGGTACCTGGATGGGCGGGCGGTGAGGTTGGGGCAGGCGGGGCGGCGAAGGGGCGGGCACCTGGGGCGGTGGGCGGCGGGGTTGGGGCAGGTGGGGCGGGGACGGTGCGGGCACCTAGGTGGGTGGGCGGTGGGGTTGGGGCTGGTGAGGCGGAGAGGGTGTGGGCATCTGGGGGTGAGAGGGGCGGAGCAGGGGAAGGGCGGCAGGGGTTTGCCGGGGCTGAGGTCAGGTGGATGGCCGGCTGAGGGAGTGGTGGGGCGGAAGCAGGTGGGGATGAGGTGGGGAAGGGGCTGTTGGGTGCGGTAGCCCGGATGCCCGGATTGGGGAGCGTCGCGGTGCTGAGGGCTGGCTGGGTTGGGCTGGGCGATGCAGCGGTGGGGGTTGGTGCGTGGTCGTGGACCGGGGCGGCGTAGGGCACGGCGTGGTAGACGGTCACCTCGGCGCGGTGTTCGCCCTGGACGGGGCCCTGGGCTGTGTGCACGGTGTTCATTTGGTGAACGCCGCCCAGTTGGTGATGGCGAACTTCGATCCGTCGCGGGTGACCTCGGCCGCGCCGCTGCCGCCGAAGTGGGCCGGGATGATCAGGGCGTTGGTGTCGGCGGCCTCGGCGAGTAGCCGGCGGCGGGTGGCGATGGCGGCGGGTTCGTCCTCGCTGAGGCAGGGCTCGTGGTCGGGTTCGATCAGTTGCAGTGGGGTGTGGGCGATGTCGCCGATGAACAGGGCCCGGTCGGTGCCTGAGGTCAGGCGCAGGACGGCGGAGCCGGGGGTGTGGCCGGGGGCCAGTTCCAGGGTCAGGTTGGCGTCGAGCCGGTGGGTTGGTCCGTCCCAGGTGGACAGTTGGCCGGTGTGGTGCAGTGGGGCGATGCTGTCGAGGTAGATCTGGGCGTCGTCGCGGGTCTGGCCGCCGAAGGGGGAGTGGCGGGGGATGTTGTTGATGGGGTTGGTGAAGGTGTTCTCGGGGGTGCTCAGCAGGTATCGGGCGTTGGGGAAGGTGGGGATCCACTCGCCGTTGTGCAGGCGGGTGTTCCAGCCGACGTGGTCGGCGTGGGCGTGGGTGTTGACGACCAGGTCGACGTCTTCCGGTCGCACGCCCGCCGCTGCGAGGCGGTCCAGGAAACCGGTCTCGAGGTGGTGGAAGGCGGGGACCTGACGTTCCTTCTGGTCGCCGATTCCGGTGTCCACCAGGATGATCCGGCCCTCGCTGCGTAGCACCCAGGACTGGGTGCGGGCCAGGTACATGTCCGTGGCGGGGTCCCAGTGGTCGGGGCTGAGCCAGGAACTGTTGGCCTGCCAGAGGTTGTGCGGCAGGGTGGGGAACAGGGTGCTGACAGGGGCGAAGGGGCCTTGCCACTCAGTGACCCGGCTGATCTCGACGTCGCCGAGGGTGATGGTGTTCATGCCGATCACGCTAGGTTCGGTGCTGCCGGGTCGGGAATGATCCAGGGTCTTGGGTGTTTACGTCTACGTCTTGATCGTTGGGGGTGGGGGTCGGCGGATGGATGTGCTCAGTGACGCGATCGCGGCCATGCGCAGTGGGCGGCCGTACTCGGCGTTGACCGAGGCGGACGGGCCGTGGTCCCGGGAGTTCCCGGACTTCGCCGGGGCCCGGCTGCATGTGGTGCTCGTCGGTGCGATCAAGGTGGTGCTGCCGGGGCGGGAGCCGGTGTCGCTGACGCCGGGGGACGCGGTGGTGTTGCCGCGGGGCGGGGCGCACGAGCTGGTCGACGCGGGGGTGCGCACCCGGTTGCTGTGCGGGGCGTTCCAGCTGGAGCAGGCGCGGCCGCACCCGTTGCTGGCCGAGTTGCCCGAGCTGCTGGTCCAGACCGCGCGGGCTGGTGAGCACGCGCCGTTGCAGGGGATCATCTCGGTGCTGGGGGCGGAACTGGCCGAGGTGCGGGCCGGTCGGGACGCGGTGCTGCCGTCGTTGCTGGAGGTGCTGCTCGTCTACCTCTTGCGGGCCTGGATGGACGAGCACGGCGACGGGCGGAACTGGGATGCTGCGATGCGGGATCCGGTGGTGGGCAAGGCGTTGCGGGCCATCCACCAGGATCCGGCCGCACCGTGGACGGTGGAGGGGATGGGGGCCGCGGCCGGGCTGTCGCGGGCGGCGTTCGCACGCCGGTTCAGCCAGCTGGTCGGGCAGCCGCCGTTGGGGTACCTGACGTGGTGGCGGTTGGCGTTGGCGGCGCGGATGTTGCGTACCACCGATTCGACGCTGGCGGTGATCGCGGACCGCTGTGGCTACGGTTCGCAGTTCGCCTTCGCCAACGCGTTCAAGCGGGAGTACGGGGTGTCGGCTGGACGGTACCGGCGGTTGCGCCGGAGCGACCACGAACACATCGGCGAGTGGGAGCGGCCAGGCTGAGCGGACCGCCTCCGTCCGAAGTGGACGGAGGCGGCCTGGTGAACGCCTAGCGGGTGCGGCCCTCCAGGGATTCGATGGACACGGTGCCGCCGTCGCCGCGCATGGCGACGCCGTGCCGGAACTGGCTGAGCACCGTGGGATCGGACAGGTTCAGCCGTGGATCGATCGAACCGGTGCGCACCGAGGTCCACCGCCCGTCGCGGCCGTGGAAGATGTCCAGGGACTTCCCAGCGACCACGAGCGCGAACTTGTCACCGGGTTGCAGGTCCAGGCGGGCGGTCG contains:
- a CDS encoding TetR/AcrR family transcriptional regulator, whose protein sequence is MRDVTRNRRARLRAETTEEIQAIALRLLAGGGPDAVTLRAIAREMGMTAGAIYGYFATRDELITTLIQGVYGDLVDAVEAARDARPAEDTAGRIIAWGEAFRGWSVANPQGFRLIYGDPVPGYAVPEGGAAPGPAHRACSGLVELVAAAWPSAELRQGGGGYRWADFDSGLVSVVRADFPKLPPAGVALALRVWGRMHGLVALEIYGHLGAQTGQSAELYGYELRDLVVSLGLTPPEW
- a CDS encoding NAD(P)-dependent oxidoreductase; amino-acid sequence: MRIGVFGATGVIGSRIVHEAVTRGHEVTAISRSTIPTKPGPVTWRQAEISDPAAVTELLPGLDVLVNAINAGRDIDETIRNANALPTAARSLLRALESHPRTRLIVIGGAGSLEVSPGQQIADLDGIAESLPTDLGTPPEYLQVIRAHRAALNLYRLSNRDWTYLSPSALLIPPGERTGRYRLGRNQLLVRADGTSAISAEDLAVAVLDEVEHPRHVGLRFTVGY
- a CDS encoding carboxylesterase family protein, with translation MNTVHTAQGPVQGEHRAEVTVYHAVPYAAPVHDHAPTPTAASPSPTQPALSTATLPNPGIRATAPNSPFPTSSPPASAPPLPQPAIHLTSAPANPCRPSPAPPLSPPDAHTLSASPAPTPPPTHLGARTVPAPPAPTPPPTAPGARPFAAPPAPTSPPAHPGTRTTAVPPAPALARPGLLPTATPPDTRFTAPTPPPPRPGIRDATTPGPTAPAPHRPTLGRLDLTPLNSPTTPGPDYRTLTIWTPPTATTPRPVLVFLHGGGFQTGSGSAPLYDGTAFARDGILLVTVNYRLGAPGWLHLPDAPANRGLLDVIAALEWLRDNISAFGGDPNNITVAGQSAGAMLATALLAAPRAHGLFRRVISQSGNPAAVLTPEQAYRITAALAAELGVAPTAAGFTGVADADLIAALGRIPLPTDGPLRGITPFGLVLDPDTLPRPPTESALPPVDLLIGINTDEANLYLVPTNRHAPWLTTEALFGAGSRQLAQAHATQLPGRTHRYEFAWRSAAFDGSLGACHCVELPFVFATTAVQELHGAQSLLGPTPPSPELVARTHAAWSRFITTGDPGWPAYTTETPHTMRIDEQWTLTTPAE
- a CDS encoding helix-turn-helix transcriptional regulator, giving the protein MDVLSDAIAAMRSGRPYSALTEADGPWSREFPDFAGARLHVVLVGAIKVVLPGREPVSLTPGDAVVLPRGGAHELVDAGVRTRLLCGAFQLEQARPHPLLAELPELLVQTARAGEHAPLQGIISVLGAELAEVRAGRDAVLPSLLEVLLVYLLRAWMDEHGDGRNWDAAMRDPVVGKALRAIHQDPAAPWTVEGMGAAAGLSRAAFARRFSQLVGQPPLGYLTWWRLALAARMLRTTDSTLAVIADRCGYGSQFAFANAFKREYGVSAGRYRRLRRSDHEHIGEWERPG
- a CDS encoding MBL fold metallo-hydrolase; this encodes MNTITLGDVEISRVTEWQGPFAPVSTLFPTLPHNLWQANSSWLSPDHWDPATDMYLARTQSWVLRSEGRIILVDTGIGDQKERQVPAFHHLETGFLDRLAAAGVRPEDVDLVVNTHAHADHVGWNTRLHNGEWIPTFPNARYLLSTPENTFTNPINNIPRHSPFGGQTRDDAQIYLDSIAPLHHTGQLSTWDGPTHRLDANLTLELAPGHTPGSAVLRLTSGTDRALFIGDIAHTPLQLIEPDHEPCLSEDEPAAIATRRRLLAEAADTNALIIPAHFGGSGAAEVTRDGSKFAITNWAAFTK
- a CDS encoding terpene synthase family protein encodes the protein MQPFELPEFYMPYPARLNPGLEAARVHSKAWAYEMDMIDVPQHGVPIWDEHDLDSHDYALLCSYTHPDCDTETLNLITDWYVWVFYFDDHFLEMYKRTHDLQNAVDYLDRLRLFMPITGPITETPTNPVEKGLEDLWNRTVPAHSADWRRRFVESTKNLLDESMWELSNINADRVSNPIEYIEMRRKVGGAPWSANLIEHAAGVEVPEVIAASRPLEVLRDTFSDAVHLRNDLFSYEREVLDEGELSNGVLVFERFLEIPTQEAAEAVNDLLTSRLHQFEHTALVELPPLFERFAVTPQQRLEVLAYVKGLQDWQSGGHEWHMRSSRYMNKGGKASPSGIGGPNGLGTSAAIIPSIARTMPQRLRSFGNVPFRQCGPLPRPDFYLPFSTTLSPHLDQARENLVIWAKEMGILDEPHPALAGRTVWDEQKIRDYDLPLCAAGIHPEATPEGLDLSSGWLAWGTYADDFYPVYFGSRRDLAAARLQTERLKLFMPLDLAQTATPVNAVERGLADLWTRTAGPLTSAHRKSFRKANEDMLESWVWELENQFANRIPDPVDYVEMRRATFGSDMTMALCRLQLGQAVPAEIYRSRPVQALEKSAQDYSCLMNDMFSYQKEIQFEGELHNAVLVVQNFLDCDRDRAAQVVNKLMTERMQQFEHILAVEFPALFRDHKLDRKAQQVLLGYAEELKRWMAGIRIWHEDCIRYNEADLLRHNAPPTPATAPRPGLPPSAPARPVPTPAPTSAPGTSTSSQSLGGPTGLGTSAARLKPITEPVH